A part of Ziziphus jujuba cultivar Dongzao chromosome 8, ASM3175591v1 genomic DNA contains:
- the LOC107413693 gene encoding auxin response factor 18, with protein MIAVMDSIKEPMMMKKKNSEKCLDPQLWHACAGGMVQMPPINSKVFYFPQGHAEHAQGSVDFGNSRFPPLILCRVSGIRYMADTESDEVYAKIRLMPLRDSYYDVEDDGCLGNNGMVENNPEKPSSFAKTLTQSDANNGGGFSVPRYCAETIFPRLDYTAEPPVQTILAKDVHGETWKFRHIYRGTPRRHLLTTGWSNFVNQKKLVAGDSIVFLRADNGDLCVGIRRAKKGIGGGPEYPSGWNSASGSCGSQYGGYSSFSREDEGKLMGRNCGRDLRARVKAESVVEAASLAANGQPFEVVYYPRASTPEFCVKASAVRAAMQIRWCSGMRFKMPFETEDSSRISWFMGTISSVQVANPIHWPDSPWRLLQVAWDEPDLLQNVKRVNPWLVELVSSIPAIHMSPFSPPRKKLRLPQNPDFSMVGQFPMPLISGNFLSSSSPMCCISDNIPAGIQGARHALFDPSPSDLHFNKLQAGLFPVGFQQLDHAEPPRNPSGNFTQSTENSENISCWLKMGRPSESLKANNETKMPHILLFGQLIPAEQQNSRSCSGENSSSDGNPDKTSNLSDGSGSALRQNGSVENSSDGGSPWYKDHRRTDIGLETGHCKVFLESDDVGRTLDLSVLGSYQELYGKLADMFDIKSSEMLSNVLYRDAAGSIKHTGDEPFSKFLKTARRLTILADSGSDNVGR; from the exons ATGATTGCAGTTATGGATTCCATTAAAGAAccaatgatgatgaagaagaagaactctGAGAAATGCTTGGATCCTCAATTATGGCACGCTTGCGCTGGTGGGATGGTTCAAATGCCACCCATAAACTCTAAAGTCTTCTACTTTCCACAAGGTCATGCAGAACATGCGCAAGGCAGCGTGGATTTCGGTAATTCTCGATTCCCTCCTCTCATTCTTTGCAGAGTTTCTGGAATTAGATACATGGCGGATACTGAATCCGATGAGGTTTATGCAAAAATAAGATTGATGCCATTGAGAGACAGTTATTATGATGTTGAAGATGATGGGTGTTTGGGAAACAATGGAATGGTTGAGAATAATCCTGAGAAACCCTCATCTTTTGCCAAGACCTTGACACAATCCGACGCTAATAATGGAGGAGGGTTTTCTGTCCCTCGTTACTGTGCTGAGACTATATTCCCACGGTTGGATTATACGGCAGAACCTCCTGTTCAGACCATTCTTGCTAAGGATGTACATGGTGAGACTTGGAAGTTTAGGCATATTTATAGGGGGACACCACGCCGTCACCTTTTGACGACGGGGTGGAGTAATTTTGTGAACCAGAAGAAGCTTGTTGCTGGGGATTCCATTGTGTTTCTGAGAGCTGATAATGGGGATCTATGTGTTGGTATAAGGAGGGCTAAGAAGGGAATTGGTGGTGGACCTGAATACCCATCTGGATGGAATTCTGCATCTGGGAGTTGTGGGTCTCAGTATGGGGGTTATTCTTCGTTTTCTAGGGAGGATGAAGGTAAATTGATGGGGAGGAATTGTGGCAGGGATTTGAGGGCAAGAGTGAAAGCTGAATCTGTTGTAGAAGCTGCTAGTCTTGCTGCCAATGGCCAGCCCTTTGAGGTTGTGTACTATCCCCGTGCCAGCACGCCGGAGTTTTGTGTTAAGGCTTCTGCAGTGAGGGCTGCAATGCAAATTAGGTGGTGCTCTGGGATGAGGTTCAAAATGCCTTTCGAAACCGAAGATTCTTCCCGGATAAGTTGGTTCATGGGAACCATATCTTCTGTTCAGGTTGCCAATCCCATCCACTGGCCTGATTCTCCATGGCGTCTTCTACAG GTAGCATGGGACGAACCGGATTTACTCCAGAATGTTAAGCGTGTTAACCCATGGTTGGTTGAACTGGTATCGAGCATACCAGCCATCCATATGTCTCCCTTCTCACCACCTAGAAAGAAGTTGAGACTACCACAGAATCCAGACTTTTCCATGGTAGGCCAGTTCCCAATGCCTTTAATTTCCGGCAACTTCCTCAGTTCCAGCAGCCCCATGTGTTGTATTTCGGACAACATTCCTGCAGGCATACAGGGAGCCAGGCATGCTCTATTTGATCCATCTCCATCAGATCTCCACTTTAACAAGCTGCAGGCGGGGCTGTTTCCGGTTGGTTTTCAGCAGCTTGATCATGCTGAACCTCCTAGAAATCCCAGTGGCAATTTCACACAAAGCACTGAAAATAGTGAGAACATTTCTTGCTGGCTGAAAATGGGTCGTCCTTCTGAGAGTTTGAAGGCAAACAACGAAACGAAGATGCCTCACATCCTATTGTTCGGTCAGCTTATTCCGGCTGAACAGCAGAACTCTAGGAGCTGCTCTGGTGAAAACAGCTCATCAGATGGGAATCCAGATAAAACATCAAATTTGTCCGATGGCTCTGGTTCTGCATTGCGTCAAAATGGTTCGGTGGAAAATTCTTCTGATGGAGGGTCTCCTTGGTACAAAGATCACCGAAGAACTGATATTGGATTGGAGACTGGTCATTGCAAGGTTTTCCTCGAATCAGATGATGTGGGCAGGACACTAGATCTCTCAGTCCTCGGTTCATACCAAGAGCTGTATGGAAAGCTAGCTGACATGTTTGATATCAAAAGCTCAGAGATGTTGAGTAATGTGCTCTACAGGGATGCAGCAGGCTCCATTAAACACACGGGAGATGAACCTTTCAG CAAGTTTTTGAAGACTGCAAGAAGGCTAACCATTCTTGCCGATTCAGGCAGCGACAACGTAGGAAGATAG